In Juglans regia cultivar Chandler chromosome 5, Walnut 2.0, whole genome shotgun sequence, the following are encoded in one genomic region:
- the LOC108990424 gene encoding UPF0481 protein At3g47200-like, with the protein MVVCPATAANDSIKEEEFECKDQLIIDIPLALEPPRWPECCIYRVPKRLREVKHMAYTPRLVSIGPFHHCMRKELKDMEIQKLRYLRDFCCRTRKSIEDLTCIIERNEVRIRHSYSENFLLSSKEFVNMILLDAIFILELFWRKSETVQVHKKDYILSQPYMERGIRYDLLLLENQIPFFVLEELYRGDQQNEVLLTKKDSLLKLSCRFFRDLYDDEQPEPKIGEVKHFTDLVRCFFPPPKPKPKESKRNIKQLYTATKLAEAGLKFRPASGRSLLEIQFLENECLEIFPCLNLSWLLACLPCLKSTCLSTRMQRFLEIPLLRVDDKTEGLFRNLMALEQCHYPFETYICDYIVLLDDLITSKADVRLLVDKKIIVNELGSNVAVTDLFNKLGHEIESNGIFYLDLSKGLNGYYENSWNRLVATLTSVYFQDFWRGTATLVGIIVLGLTLWNFARLLRK; encoded by the coding sequence ATGGTGGTTTGTCCTGCAACTGCAGCGAATGATTCcattaaagaagaagaatttgaaTGCAAAGATCAGCTGATCATTGACATTCCACTGGCCCTGGAGCCTCCTCGTTGGCCTGAGTGCTGTATCTACAGAGTTCCCAAGAGACTTCGCGAGGTCAAACATATGGCCTACACCCCTCGGCTGGTTTCTATCGGCCCTTTTCATCACTGCATGAGAAAAGAGTTGAAGGACATGGAGATACAAAAACTCAGATATTTGAGGGATTTCTGTTGTCGTACTCGGAAGAGCATCGAGGATCTTACATGCATCATCGAGCGCAACGAAGTGAGAATCCGCCATAGCTATTCAGAGAACTTTCTACTCAGCAGTAAAGAGTTTGTAAACATGATTCTACTGGATGCTATCTTTATACTTGAGCTCTTCTGGAGGAAATCTGAAACAGTTCAGGttcataaaaaagattatatattaaGCCAACCGTATATGGAACGTGGTATACGGTACGACTTGCTTCTGCTAGAGAATCAAATTCCTTTTTTTGTTCTCGAGGAGTTATACCGTGGTGATCAGCAGAATGAAGTACTGCTGACAAAAAAGGATAGTCTTCTTAAGCTATCATGCAGGTTCTTTCGTGATCTTTATGATGATGAGCAGCCAGAGCCCAAGATCGGTGAAGTAAAGCATTTCACAGATTTGGTGAGATGTTTTTTCCCTCCgcccaaaccaaaaccaaaagaaaGTAAAAGGAATATTAAACAGCTATATACAGCAACAAAACTTGCAGAGGCAGGGTTGAAATTCAGGCCAGCTTCAGGAAGGAGTTTACTTGAAATACAATTTCTTGAGAATGAATGCCTAGAAATCTTCCCGTGCCTCAACCTTTCATGGCTCTTGGCTTGCTTACCATGCCTCAAATCCACCTGCCTGAGTACGCGTATGCAACGTTTCCTGGAAATCCCACTTCTTCGTGTTGACGACAAAACCGAAGGTCTTTTCCGGAACCTGATGGCCTTGGAGCAGTGCCATTATCCATTCGAAACTTACATCTGCGATTATATTGTGCTGTTGGATGATCTTATTACATCTAAAGCAGATGTAAGGTTGCTTGTTGACAAGAAGATCATTGTTAACGAGTTGGGTTCCAACGTTGCAGTGACGGATCTGTTTAACAAGCTCGGCCATGAGATTGAAAGCAATGGAATCTTTTACTTGGACCTCAGTAAAGGGCTGAATGGGTACTACGAGAACAGTTGGAACCGTCTCGTGGCAACCTTAACAAGTGTGTATTTCCAAGATTTTTGGAGAGGCACAGCTACTCTGGTTGGAATTATTGTCCTGGGTCTCACTCTGTGGAATTTCGCTAGGCTCCTTCGCAAGTAA